The proteins below come from a single Corylus avellana chromosome ca3, CavTom2PMs-1.0 genomic window:
- the LOC132173726 gene encoding 4-coumarate--CoA ligase-like 6 yields the protein MATTSTSLFNCHITEKQPTQNPKPHPHWYSPETGIYNSKHPSVELPSDPFLDVVSFFFSHQHNGASALIDSLSGSSISYPELYSLVKSMASGLHHTGISKGDVVLILLPNSIYYSIVFLGVLYLGAIVTTMNPLSSVLEIKKQITDSNVCLAFTIAEKVEKLQALGIPAIGVPENVNLDSKLTTFSAFYKLLSSCFELAPRPVIKQQDTAAIMYSSGTTGMSKGVVITHRNFIAMAELFVRFEASQYEYSSLDNVFLAVLPMFHIYGLSLFVVGLLYLGSSIVVMRKFDRNAMIKALDRYKVTHFPVVPPILTALTRGAKNVGGSSLKSLKQVSCGAAPLSRKVIEDFIQTLPHVDFIQGYGMTESTAVGTRGFNSEKFQNYSSIGLLAPNMQAKVVDWNTGSFSPPGSSGELWLRGPAIMKGYLNNMEATMSTIDKDGWLHTGDIVCFDQDGYIHIFDRLKEIIKYKGFQIAPADLEALLISHPEILDVAVTVALDEESGEIPVAFVVRKNGSRLSPEAVMDYVSERVAPYRKVRKVVFTNSIPKSAAGKILRRELRNLMNSRL from the exons atGGCAACAACCTCAACAAGTCTTTTCAACTGCCATATTACAGAGAAACAACccacccaaaacccaaaaccccacCCACATTGGTACTCACCAGAGACGGGAATCTACAACAGCAAGCACCCTTCAGTAGAGTTACCCTCAGACCCATTTCTTGatgttgtttctttcttcttctcccaCCAGCACAATGGTGCCTCAGCTCTCATTGATTCCTTATCTGGGTCTTCAATCTCCTACCCAGAACTCTACTCCTTGGTCAAATCCATGGCCTCTGGACTCCACCATACGGGTATCTCAAAAGGTGATgtggttttgattttgttgcCAAATTCCATTTACTATTCTATTGTTTTCTTGGGTGTTCTGTATCTTGGTGCAATTGTTACAACCATGAATCCTCTCAGCAGTGTACTCGAAATCAAGAAACAGATTACGGATAGTAATGTGTGTCTAGCTTTTACTATAGCTGAAAAAGTTGAGAAGCTGCAAGCATTGGGAATTCCCGCAATTGGGGTACCAGAAAATGTGAATTTGGATTCAAAGCTAACTACTTTTTCTGCTTTTTATAAGCTTTTATCTAGTTGTTTTGAGTTGGCTCCTAGGCCAGTGATTAAGCAGCAAGACACCGCTGCAATAATGTATTCCTCGGGGACTACTGGCATGAGCAAAGGTGTTGTGATAACACATAGGAATTTTATAGCCATGGCCGAGCTTTTTGTGAGGTTTGAGGCTTCACAGTACGAATACTCAAGTTTGGATAATGTGTTTTTAGCTGTTCTGCCAATGTTTCATATATATGGGCTATCACTATTCGTGGTAGGATTATTGTATTTGGGTTCTAGCATTGTCGTCATGAGAAAATTTGATAGAAATGCGATGATAAAGGCCCTTGATAGATATAAAGTTACACACTTTCCGGTTGTGCCACCTATATTGACAGCATTGACAAGGGGAGCAAAGAATGTTGGTGGGAGTAGTTTGAAGAGTTTGAAGCAAGTTTCCTGTGGGGCAGCTCCTTTGAGCAGGAAAGTCATAGAGGACTTTATTCAGACGCTGCCTCATGTTGATTTCATTCAG GGTTATGGCATGACTGAGTCGACTGCAGTAGGAACTCGTGGCTTCAATAGtgaaaagtttcaaaattaTTCTTCAATAGGATTATTAGCTCCAAATATGCAAGCTAAAGTAGTAGATTGGAATACTGGTTCCTTTTCGCCTCCTGGCAGTAGTGGTGAGCTTTGGCTACGAGGACCTGCAATCATGAAAG GGTATTTGAATAATATGGAGGCTACTATGTCAACAATTGACAAAGATGGTTGGCTCCATACTGGAGACATTGTTTGCTTTGACCAAGATggatacatacatatatttgaTCGCTTGAAAGAGATTATCAAATACAAGGGCTTTCAG ATTGCTCCGGCCGATTTAGAAGCTCTGTTGATCTCCCATCCAGAGATACTTGATGTTGCAGTAACAGT tGCCTTGGATGAAGAATCTGGAGAGATACCAGTGGCATTTGTAGTGAGAAAGAATGGAAGCAGGCTTTCCCCGGAAGCTGTTATGGACTATGTCTCTGAACGG GTTGCACCATACAGGAAAGTCAGAAAGGTGGTCTTTACAAACTCCATACCTAAGTCTGCAGCAGGAAAGATCCTTAGAAGGGAACTAAGGAACCTCATGAATTCTAGACTTTGA